Part of the Vigna unguiculata cultivar IT97K-499-35 chromosome 3, ASM411807v1, whole genome shotgun sequence genome, CTTCcgtgaaaattttgaaagaaactgTTAGtggaaaatattgattttgttaatataagaaAAGACAATTTTGATGAGTCCATTCGCAAATGAAATAGTACCTCTAATGATGGTGGATTTGATGATGAAAAAAGTAGTCATAGTTGGCAGTCAGTGCATTGCAACTCTAACCGGACGGATTCGATGAAGTGCTCAAAAAGACATTTCAGTTTACTGTTCTGAACCGCAGGGTGTCCGGTTCAGAGAGAACAGTGATCCAACATACATATCCAACCGTCAGAATTATAACACCCGATTAAATGCACTaacctctctctttctctctctccctttCCCAAAGTGTATCCACTCATCGTATCAATGCCTCTTCAAAATTCTCTCCACGTGGATAAGGAAATTAATTCACAGACATAAcataatgtataaaaattttacagagacaaatattaaattactaccagttttatatttatatttaaatgtgttCTCTCTTTAGCAATTCTCTTCCATGCCTGATGATGGTATAGAGAACTCAAAATACGAGAAGGTGATAAGAGGGGGGGAACCACTTCGGCTTAGAACACAACAAAATGGACCATAAAGCTATAATGGCTTTGCACCAAACACATCAAACGGTCCACATGCCAACACTGTCATGGTCATCATCAATACAGAATAGAATAATATACTATATAACGGAGAGTTCGAGAGGGAAAGTGAAGCAACAGAAAGGTAGGATTAACAAGTAACTGAAAGAGAAAGTTAAAGAACCAAGACCAAAGAAAAAGCAAACTAAGAACATAGAATTATCCCCTTCTCACTCCATCTTTCGCAGCAAGACGGAGAAAAGGAaccaaacaaaaaggaaaaggtcaaaaaaaaaaaacatcacatTGACGAGACCATAATGCAACCATCGCAATCAAAAACATCTACATCACCATCGTAAAACGTCGACGTACACCTGTGTGGTCTTCTAACGTCAAGGTAGCTGCTACTCgcttttgtcatttttttctctccctATTATTATTAACGTATTAAGGATATCGCCATCGTTCATCATCTCGTGTAGTCGTGCACCATGCTCGTTCGGTCTGGGACGTTAAGGTTCCAAGAGAAGAACGGAATGCCATCCTCCGAATCTCTATCGTCGGAATCCTCCATGAAACGTAACTCGTTACCCATCTGCGGGTGTGCGTACCACGAACTGCTTTGGCTGCCGTACGAGCGCGACGATTCCATCACGCTGCCGGGAACCGCCGCCGACGTGGCGGCGGCAGCTGATGCTCTTCTCTCTTCCTTCTTATATCTGATCCCGCAAGCATTGCACAGTGACTGCATCAATCCAATTCAAACGCAACGTTAGTAAAATCGAATAAGTTGAGAActaaatgttttataaaaatacatcAGATGAATGGCTTATCAATGTTTCATCACTATTAGTTAATCAATGCTGGTATTAAACGTATTGTtccaaattcaattatttaaaaaaaaaaacatgtacaGATACCACGGTGTTACTTTAAACCTGGTTCCCAAGTAGAAGCTTTTGatgttacttttataaaatatgtccAGTTCCATTTACCAAGGCACAAATTTGACATaacaattaacataaaaaagtgGTAGTGTCGTATATTCGTCTGCAACATTTTGTACtgttaattaaaatgataaaataatgtGAAGTCCGTAAATAAGACATACCGGGAAAATGAAGAATATGATGTTAAGATTTGTTAATGAATGAATGTTTATTATACCTTAGGGCCACGGGGACCGTTTCTCCAGAGGGGGGTAGAAGTGGTGTCGCAGTTGGCGCAGCGACGAGCGAGGAGAGAGTCGTTGTTGGAGGCGGCATTGGTTGCTCTGGTAGATTTATTGGTTTGAGATTGCGAGGTGTGTTTGGATTGCAGCATGTCCCAGCGGAAGTTGGTGACGGAAGAGCGATGTTCGTGGCGGTTTCGCAACTCCTCGCCTTCGGTGAAACGCGTGGAAGGGGTTCCGAGGGAGAGCGTGCAGTCGACGGAGGAAGAGGGATAGATGTCGTGTTGGTAATCATAATAGGGGGCGTGGGTGTTGGGCATAGAGAAGAGGATGGAGTAGGAGTTGGTTTCGGTGTGAAGCATGGTGCATGTGCAGGTGCCCATCACGTGAGCCTGGGAGTTCCCGCAAGAACGATGCATGATTGGGTTGGTGGATATTAATTGGAGTGGTGAGTGGtgagtggtggtggtggtggagggaaGACGATTGGAGTGTTGGGGTTTAAGAAGGGATGGATATGAAGAGAGAGCGAAAGGGCAGAGAAGTACAATGGAGATGTAATGATAAAACGTTTGAAATGTAAAGAGGGTAGGAAGCAGTGGGAAGAAAGAGTTAAAATGGTACGGGGGAAATGAGAAGTGGGTGTTGTCAGGTAGCTTTATAAGCTAATAAAATGGCGAAATACGAGTCAGCAGGTGCAGTCCACGTTGTCGTTAACTGCGAATAGAGAGATGCACAAATGTATGTGCAATATAATATAGTGGGgtatgaatgaaaattataaagacATGGAAAAACAGAGAGGGACCCAGTGGCTGGGGGTGTGttggggagaaagaaagagtgaGAATGAGTGGAAGGAAGCGTTGCGGCACtgtttgtgttgtgtgtgtatAAAAATTTCTCATGCATGATGTTAATTTAtagcagagagagagagaggggtaGGTTAGGAAGTGTGGTGTGGTCATTGGGTAGTCAAAAGTGGGCACGTGACAGTGGTAACAGTATTCGTCCACGGATCTGCCTTCTCCGATCACGAGGCTTTTTTAGTCGCAAACCCAATACATCAAAACCTCTGTCTGTATCCGTATCTCTGCCACTGCCATCCCCCAAGGAAAATGGAATAGTAGTAGTAGTGTTATGTTAGTGTATCTATCTATATCATCTATCTAATATCCCACGCTCTCTTCTCTTCCCTAACACGCTCTAATCCCAATACTGCTAATTAACCACATACCACTGCTCTACTCTCTTATCTCATCTACTCCCCTTCTCCTTGGTAATACCATATATTAATTGCCAAACCTTTCATATTCTCAACTCTTACTTACTTCTgcaatttcatttctttcaaataataactctttatttcaatttcataacCTAATTTAAATCAATCATTCCTTGAATTGCTACTTTGACCGAGTCAAATGTAGCAATAAAATGGTAGTAAGTAATTTGATTTTGGTGGTCACGGTCTTTGATGAGTTCGTGGTGGGGTTAGTGGaaagaattattattatgatttatgatttGAAGTTGAAGGGAGGAATGAGCATTGATTGTTTGAAATGGTAGAAAACATCTCCGTTAGTTGTTATAGGCCGTTCAATCCGTCAAATCTGCAGGAACAAGAACACAACGACCAGTTGTTTCCATCCGTACTGGGAGGATCACGTGAATCCAAACACAAAGCCAAGTTCGTCAATTGTCATGATAGTAACCTCATGCCCCGAATCCAAACCCCATCACACCAACATTGCTTTTTAGGAGCAGTTGCTGATGGGGGCAACAGTATTAGTAGCCGTAgatagaagaagaaggagaagaaaaactGATCCGGAAGAGAAGATCCTGAGATTTGGATTGGTTTTTGGATCACACTGGGAAAAAGTAGagcaagagagagaaagagataaagctATCCCAAATGAGATACCCTGCAATCATCAAAGCAACTCTGCCTGGCTTCTTACTTGGCTTCTTATGTGTCTAGTCCACTAGACAACAACACATTTCTATGGGTCAAAGATAGAAACTCCTATAccaaaaagaaataaagcctctctaaatttttttaaatcaaatccGAATAAATTACTAAAACCAACCAAAAATctcttcaaaattattaaaaaaaaaacgcaCTACGGACCCCACATTCATCATGCCCAAACCCTCTGGAATATCGATCAAAAGATTCAAAACACATTCACGGAGAGAGAAACGGGAGGAGAGAGAGAATCAGATCGTCTAGAGATTGATGAACCATAGTTCGACAAACGGGGACGACCACGCTTTCCAAAAGATGCCCTCTCTCTATTCGCTTTGTAAACTACGATTAGCCCAAGACCAGGCTTATGTTTTCATTTACACACATTTTCTACATCCTCACGCAACCTCCTCTTACGTGGATCATACTCTTTCACCTCCT contains:
- the LOC114179115 gene encoding GATA transcription factor 18-like; its protein translation is MHRSCGNSQAHVMGTCTCTMLHTETNSYSILFSMPNTHAPYYDYQHDIYPSSSVDCTLSLGTPSTRFTEGEELRNRHEHRSSVTNFRWDMLQSKHTSQSQTNKSTRATNAASNNDSLLARRCANCDTTSTPLWRNGPRGPKSLCNACGIRYKKEERRASAAAATSAAVPGSVMESSRSYGSQSSSWYAHPQMGNELRFMEDSDDRDSEDGIPFFSWNLNVPDRTSMVHDYTR